One stretch of Prunus persica cultivar Lovell chromosome G1, Prunus_persica_NCBIv2, whole genome shotgun sequence DNA includes these proteins:
- the LOC18793926 gene encoding uncharacterized protein LOC18793926, protein MGWKAAEKLIRHWKVLRGDNVMIIRGKDKGETGIIKRVIRSQNRVIVEGKNLVKKHIKQGQGHEGGIFTVEAPLHASNVQVVDPVTGKPVKVGVKYLEDGTKVRVSRGLGASGSIIPRPEILKIRTTSRPTVAGPKDTPMDVVLEKTYDAKTGKGMPEL, encoded by the exons ATGGGTTGGAAAGCGGCTGAGAAACTCATTAGGCACTGGAAGGTTCTCAGAGGAGATAAT GTGATGATAATAAGGGGCAAAGACAAGGGCGAGACGGGTATCATCAAGCGAGTGATTCGTTCCCAGAATCGTGTCATTGTGGAAGGCAAAAATCTG GTAAAGAAACATATCAAGCAAGGCCAAGGTCATGAAGGTGGAATTTTTACTGTTGAAGCCCCCCTTCATGCCTCAAATGTGCAAGTTGTTGATCCAGTTACAGG GAAGCCTGTTAAGGTCGGGGTTAAATATCTTGAGGATGGAACAAAAGTTCGAGTATCTAGGGGACTAGGTGCATCTGGATCTATAATCCCTCGTCCTGAGATCTTGAAGATAAGGACTACTTCAAGACCTACTGTTG CGGGTCCCAAGGATACGCCTATGGATGTTGTGTTGGAGAAGACTTACGATGCTAAAACAGGGAAGGGCATGCCTGAACTTTGA
- the LOC18790903 gene encoding WEB family protein At3g51220 produces MELETQHSQLPEEDPNNNYQANVDTSRPFRSVREAVAIFGDRLLLGEMYSSPKPNGNNIVQRTPSSSWKLLPMPANYKESEDVSSYGDEEENAGDKEVMDTLKKLEAELEETKVELKLLKERESETEVALASLNAELHKNMSKLAQAEANNAAMASNVLHVTARSSPFTGTNHGLMMEEEKNKREWMIRMEDSTSLAQILSIGTQKNGGGKREKKIMKKKPIVPLVQDLFFWKKGSSTPLRNPLFNSSPQLYY; encoded by the coding sequence ATGGAATTGGAAACCCAACATTCTCAGCTTCCTGAAGAAGACCCTAACAACAATTACCAAGCCAATGTTGACACCTCCAGACCCTTCCGCTCCGTCAGAGAAGCCGTGGCCATCTTTGGCGACCGCCTCCTTCTTGGAGAAATGTACTCATCCCCCAAGCCTAATGGCAACAATATTGTCCAAAGAACTCCTTCATCGTCATGGAAGTTGTTGCCGATGCCGGCTAATTATAAAGAAAGCGAAGATGTTAGCAGTTATGGTGATGAGGAGGAGAATGCAGGTGATAAAGAAGTTATGGATACTCTTAAGAAGCTGGAGGCTGAGCTTGAGGAGACAAAGGTGGAGCTGAAGTTGCTGAAGGAGAGAGAGTCTGAAACCGAGGTGGCGTTGGCCTCCTTGAACGCAGAGCTTCACAAGAACATGTCCAAGTTGGCTCAGGCTGAGGCAAATAATGCAGCAATGGCTAGCAATGTACTGCATGTGACTGCAAGATCATCGCCATTTACCGGTACCAATCATGGTTTGATgatggaggaagagaagaacaaGAGGGAGTGGATGATAAGGATGGAGGATTCTACCTCTTTGGCTCAGATATTGAGCATTGGCACTCAGAAAAATGGcggaggaaaaagagaaaagaaaataatgaagaagaagccTATTGTCCCTCTTGTGCAAGATTTGTTTTTCTGGAAAAAAGGATCTTCAACTCCTCTTCGTAACCCTCTTTTTAATTCTTCTCCACAGCTCTACTATTGA